TAACTAAAAATGACCTTTCATTAGCATCTCTTTCGGATTACTCGGGCAAGAGAGTGGTTTTGAATATTTTCCCCAGCGTTGATACTGGTACTTGTGCTCAATCCGTTAGACAATTTAACCAAGAGGCGGCAGAAATAGAAAACACAGTGGTTTTATGTGTTTCCAAAGACTTACCATTTGCTCAAGCTCGTTTTTGTGGCGCAGAGGGCATCAACAATGTAGAAATGCTATCTGACTTCCGCGATGGTAGTTTTGGAAAAGATTACGCTGTTACCTTTACTGACGGACCTTTGGCTTCGTTACTATCTAGGTCAGTTGTAGTTCTTAACGAAACGGGCAATGTCATTTACTCTGAACAAGTTACAGAAACTGTTGATGAGCCTAATTACAAAGCAGCTTTAGAAGCTTTAGCCAATGCCTAAGGAAGAGTCATTTGCAGTAAATAGAATAAAAAGTGTGGGCTTCGCTATGCGTGGAGCCCTTCTTTTAATTAAAACCGAAGCCAGTATTAAAATTCAGGTGTTTTTGGCTATCGCAGTGACTATAGCCGGGTTTTATTATGAAATTTCTACCACCGAGTGGATTTTTCAAGTCTTCGCAATTTCTTTAGTGGTTGGTATTGAAGGTGCTAATACTGCTATCGAAAAAATATGTGATTTCATTCATCCTGAATTCGATGAAAGAATAGGCTTTATAAAAGATGTTGCAGCAGGAGCGGTAATGCTTGTCTCAATTGGTGCTACTATTGTAGGCTGTATTATCTACATCCCAAAGATATTCTAGTAGGTCATGCCCTATTTTTGATGACTGTTCATTTTGGCAGAAACAAACACAAAGCACTTCCTGAATCCATAGAATATATTCACTCCACGAATATGTCATTATTCAATAGTATATATTTTTAGCCTATACTTTTCACGACGTTGCCCAAGCCAGATAAAAGACTGGAGAACAACATTGCAAAAAAAAATCCGTTAAGAACAAAAAAGAAGGATGAGATGGCAAAAGGCTTTATTCAGGACCATATGAACGGCATTCTAGACAGGTGTTTAGATGCTGAAAACTAGGGGGCAAAAGAACCATAACCGCCTTTTCAGGAGTATGTATAGTATAAAAATGAAAAGACTTTTCGTAATCCCTACTCCAAAAACTTCGTAATACGTATTTTTGCACCCAGTGGAAAAAAAGTAATGGCCAAAAAGAAAACAACGACAACCAAAAAAAAGGCAAGCCCCAAAAAAGCTAGCTTTACAGTATCTAAAAAGAACAAGATTATTTTAGGAAGCTTGCTGATTCTTTTCAGTATGGCGTTATTCTTCTCGTTCGTCTCCTTTTATTTTACGTGGCAGGACGATCAAAGCCTATTGTCTGAATTTGCCAATAGAAATGAACAAGCTAAAAATCTTCTCAATAAATTTGGAGCTAGTGTTAGTCACTTCTTTGTTTACAAAGGGTTTGGAATAGCTTCCGTTATTCTAACCATTCTAGTCTGTATTACCGGACTACACCTATTTTTAAGTTTGGATAAAAAAGGACTTCTCAAAAAATGGATTTGGGGACTCATTTTTATGATTTGGATATCTATTGCATTAGGTTTCTTAGCAGATACACAACCCTTACTTGGTGGTGTCGTAGGTTATGAAATGAACGATTTTCTTAGAGATTACACCGGGAACATTGGTGTTGTTCTTATTCTGCTTTTTGGGCTTGTTTTTATTCTAGTACGTTTCTTTCATTTTACCCCAGAAGGAATGGCCAGTTTTTTCAAGAAGAAAAGCTCTTCCTTAAAATCGGAATTAAAGTCTACATCTAAAGAAGCTTCTCAAGCTATGAAAGATGTTCAGGAAACTATAAAGAAAACAGAAAAAGAAGAACCTGTAATTCTCGATACCTACACTCACAAGAAAGACATCCCTCCTATAGAAGTAGAGAAAGAAATAACTTTAGATGATTTTGAGATTTCCGTTCCCGTTGAGGAAGAAACTACCGAAGAGTTAGCAATGGAAGTGGAGAAAATTGTTGAAGAACAGGAAGAGACCGATAATATAGCCGATAAGTTAGTTGAAGATTTTGGTGAGTTTGACCCTACCCTAGAACTTGGCAATTACAAGTTCCCCACCATAGAGCTCCTAGACCAGCATGGTGTTACCGGTGGAATCACTATTAATCAAGAAGAACTTGAGGAGAACA
This genomic interval from Zobellia roscoffensis contains the following:
- the tpx gene encoding thiol peroxidase; the protein is MATVTLKGNEIHTLGNLPANGSKAPNFTLTKNDLSLASLSDYSGKRVVLNIFPSVDTGTCAQSVRQFNQEAAEIENTVVLCVSKDLPFAQARFCGAEGINNVEMLSDFRDGSFGKDYAVTFTDGPLASLLSRSVVVLNETGNVIYSEQVTETVDEPNYKAALEALANA
- a CDS encoding diacylglycerol kinase, with the translated sequence MPKEESFAVNRIKSVGFAMRGALLLIKTEASIKIQVFLAIAVTIAGFYYEISTTEWIFQVFAISLVVGIEGANTAIEKICDFIHPEFDERIGFIKDVAAGAVMLVSIGATIVGCIIYIPKIF